One Bacillota bacterium LX-D genomic region harbors:
- the steA gene encoding putative cytokinetic ring protein SteA, with protein sequence MNIKGKVKKDQKTKELVKRLSINDIAVINHCDLDEIAALALIKAKPKAIINTGVSITGKYPNWGPLKIIEAGILLVEGLSTYFFSLVEDGKDIEIEDNVIKYENYEFRGVVLNKKSVLKKINDSQENYEKELTSFVNNTLEYAAKEIDIITNKYQFPNLKTEIKKQQVLIVVRGQNYEEDLKTIKPYIKEVGPILIGVDGGADALIEHGYKPHIIIGDMDSVSDETLLCGAELIVHAYSNGTAPGLERLENLGLCAHVLPIPGTSEDIAMLLAYEKGADLIVAVGTHSNVIDFLNKGRKGMSSTFLVRLKVGSILVDAKGVSKLYHGKVKLRDMLKIVFAALIPLIIIIVVSPTTYQLVRLVAIRFKLLFSF encoded by the coding sequence ATGAATATTAAAGGCAAAGTAAAAAAAGATCAAAAAACAAAAGAATTAGTTAAAAGATTAAGTATTAACGATATTGCAGTTATTAACCATTGCGATCTAGATGAAATTGCCGCATTGGCTTTAATTAAAGCTAAGCCTAAGGCCATAATTAATACGGGTGTTTCTATTACCGGCAAATACCCTAACTGGGGACCATTAAAGATTATTGAGGCAGGTATTTTATTAGTAGAAGGATTAAGTACATATTTTTTTTCTTTAGTTGAAGATGGAAAAGATATTGAAATTGAAGACAATGTTATAAAATATGAAAATTATGAATTTCGCGGAGTTGTACTAAATAAAAAAAGTGTACTTAAAAAGATTAATGACAGCCAAGAAAATTATGAAAAAGAGCTTACTAGTTTTGTTAATAACACTTTAGAATATGCCGCGAAGGAAATAGATATTATAACTAACAAATATCAATTTCCTAATTTAAAAACAGAAATTAAAAAACAACAAGTGTTGATAGTTGTTCGTGGTCAAAATTATGAAGAAGATTTGAAAACTATAAAACCTTATATAAAGGAAGTAGGTCCAATTTTAATAGGGGTTGATGGAGGTGCAGATGCATTAATCGAGCATGGGTATAAACCCCATATTATTATTGGAGACATGGATAGCGTTTCCGATGAAACTTTACTTTGCGGAGCCGAGTTAATTGTTCATGCCTATTCTAATGGAACAGCACCCGGGTTAGAAAGGTTAGAAAATTTAGGCTTATGTGCCCACGTCCTTCCAATACCAGGAACAAGCGAAGATATAGCTATGTTATTAGCTTATGAAAAAGGTGCTGATTTGATTGTAGCCGTTGGCACACATTCTAACGTTATAGACTTTTTAAATAAGGGAAGGAAAGGTATGTCAAGTACATTTTTAGTACGGCTTAAGGTAGGCTCAATATTAGTTGATGCCAAAGGAGTAAGTAAACTTTACCATGGTAAAGTAAAACTAAGGGATATGCTTAAGATAGTCTTTGCAGCCTTGATTCCTTTAATAATTATTATTGTTGTTTCGCCAACAACATACCAACTTGTTAGACTAGTTGCTATTCGATTTAAACTGCTTTTTAGTTTTTAG
- the spo0A gene encoding sporulation transcription factor Spo0A translates to MGEKINILLVDDNKEFCDILDEYLSAQEDFSIAGVANNGLEAVKLIQELNPSVIVLDIIMPHLDGIGVLEKLNNMALPQRPKVIILTTLGQEFMTQRSVELGADYYILKPFDLDVLGTRIRQMFKGVTANSGHQPVVIKNRNLDVEVTKIIHQMGVPAHIKGYQYLRDAILFVIDEINLLGAVTKELYPMIAQKYLTTPSRVERAIRHAIELAWDRGNVEMMNNFFGYTINVERGKPTNSEFIAMVADKLRIGAKVS, encoded by the coding sequence ATGGGGGAAAAAATAAATATTTTACTTGTTGATGATAATAAAGAATTTTGTGATATTTTAGATGAATATTTATCAGCTCAAGAGGATTTCTCAATTGCAGGGGTTGCAAATAATGGTCTGGAAGCAGTAAAGCTAATCCAAGAATTAAATCCTAGTGTAATTGTACTTGATATAATAATGCCGCATTTAGATGGAATTGGCGTTTTAGAAAAATTGAATAATATGGCTTTGCCTCAACGTCCAAAGGTTATTATTCTAACTACTTTAGGGCAAGAATTTATGACTCAGCGCTCAGTTGAGTTAGGGGCAGATTATTATATTTTAAAACCTTTTGATCTAGATGTTTTAGGTACAAGAATAAGACAAATGTTTAAAGGTGTTACAGCCAACTCAGGACATCAGCCTGTTGTAATTAAAAATCGTAATCTAGATGTTGAAGTTACGAAAATCATCCACCAAATGGGTGTTCCTGCACACATTAAAGGATACCAGTATTTACGCGATGCTATTTTATTTGTCATTGACGAAATTAATCTGCTAGGGGCAGTAACTAAGGAACTATATCCAATGATTGCACAAAAATATTTAACCACGCCTAGTCGGGTTGAAAGAGCTATACGTCACGCTATTGAATTAGCTTGGGATCGTGGTAATGTAGAAATGATGAATAACTTTTTCGGTTATACAATTAATGTGGAAAGGGGTAAACCCACTAACTCAGAATTTATTGCGATGGTCGCCGATAAACTTCGTATTGGCGCAAAAGTTAGCTAA
- the spoIVB gene encoding SpoIVB peptidase produces MKQNKYQKTLGILFSVLILTLCLTPQARSFFNMPQEQTVIVGEEIKFNLNFPQQFLQKLSFYVSPSSGNLLQIKENDFKQNTFNLADGWPVASNPGKLNLEMKLFGFIPIKTVTVNIFPEVKVIPGGHSIGVLMHSKGIMVIGFSPISDKNNKKQYPAKKAGLEIGDIILAINGQTVKTDGEAAQLIDKLGEKGNAINVLIKRNDKQLLLKVKPIYCSETKRNRVGLYIRDSAAGVGTLTFIEPNSHCYGALGHIIADTDTNKQIALGEGKIINASIQGINQGEKGRPGEKIGTFLDNTTLTGDIKKNTPYGIFGKLDKVVENNLYPEPIPIALGSHIKTGKAEILTVVNNEKIERFNIKIEKVMPQHSPDGKGLIIRITDPRLLKITGGIVQGMSGSPIIQNGSLVGAVTHVFINDPTRGYGILAEWMLLETGLLNNNIHNIGKGALSSFFCRTILLSSIIISNVRSFWFLSSKGGLTVFYVEYLFY; encoded by the coding sequence ATGAAACAAAATAAATATCAAAAAACACTAGGAATCTTGTTTTCTGTTCTTATACTAACCCTCTGCCTTACACCACAAGCAAGAAGTTTTTTTAATATGCCTCAGGAACAAACAGTTATTGTTGGCGAAGAAATTAAGTTTAACCTAAACTTTCCACAACAGTTTTTGCAAAAATTAAGTTTTTATGTATCACCTTCAAGTGGTAATTTATTACAAATTAAAGAAAATGATTTCAAGCAAAATACTTTCAACTTAGCTGATGGTTGGCCTGTAGCTTCTAATCCAGGTAAATTAAATTTGGAAATGAAACTTTTTGGGTTTATACCAATCAAAACTGTTACCGTTAATATCTTTCCAGAAGTCAAAGTTATTCCAGGTGGACACTCTATTGGCGTATTAATGCATTCCAAAGGAATTATGGTTATCGGCTTTTCTCCTATTAGTGATAAAAATAATAAAAAACAATATCCAGCCAAAAAAGCAGGATTGGAAATAGGAGACATTATTTTAGCAATCAATGGGCAAACAGTTAAGACAGACGGTGAAGCTGCACAGCTAATTGACAAATTAGGTGAAAAAGGAAATGCTATAAATGTTTTAATTAAACGCAATGATAAGCAACTTTTACTTAAAGTTAAACCTATTTATTGCTCAGAGACTAAAAGGAATCGAGTAGGGCTTTACATCAGAGATAGTGCGGCAGGAGTTGGTACGCTAACATTTATTGAACCAAATTCACACTGCTATGGTGCTTTGGGACATATTATTGCTGATACAGACACAAATAAACAAATTGCCTTAGGTGAAGGGAAAATAATTAATGCATCTATTCAAGGAATAAATCAAGGAGAAAAAGGTCGCCCAGGGGAAAAAATTGGAACATTTTTAGACAATACAACTCTTACTGGAGATATTAAAAAGAATACTCCCTACGGAATTTTTGGAAAGCTGGATAAAGTGGTAGAAAATAATCTTTATCCAGAACCAATTCCTATCGCCTTGGGAAGCCATATAAAAACCGGGAAAGCAGAAATATTAACTGTTGTAAATAATGAAAAAATTGAGCGTTTTAATATCAAAATAGAAAAAGTTATGCCACAACACAGCCCTGATGGAAAAGGTTTAATAATTCGAATCACAGATCCTCGATTACTAAAAATAACTGGAGGAATTGTACAGGGCATGAGCGGAAGTCCAATTATTCAAAATGGTAGTTTAGTTGGAGCTGTAACCCATGTGTTTATTAATGATCCTACTAGAGGTTATGGTATTTTAGCAGAATGGATGTTACTAGAAACAGGTTTATTAAATAATAATATTCATAATATTGGCAAAGGAGCTTTAAGCTCCTTTTTTTGTCGAACCATATTACTTTCTAGTATAATAATAAGTAACGTGAGAAGTTTTTGGTTTTTAAGTAGTAAGGGAGGATTAACAGTTTTTTACGTCGAATATTTATTCTACTAG
- the argR gene encoding arginine repressor yields MKEGRHRKILEIISNLAIETQEELANALKEEGYDVTQATVSRDIKELGLVKTLVGENRYCYSLPQENKLGNAYNRLSKLFADSVIYIDYSENLIIIKTLPGTAHAIASCIDHIEIKEIIGTVAGDDTILIIVKPKEAVVYVLENLKKMLG; encoded by the coding sequence ATGAAGGAAGGACGACATCGTAAGATACTAGAAATTATTTCAAATCTTGCCATAGAAACTCAAGAAGAGCTAGCAAATGCCTTAAAAGAAGAAGGTTATGATGTAACACAAGCTACTGTTTCGAGGGATATTAAAGAGTTAGGACTTGTTAAAACATTAGTTGGAGAAAATCGTTACTGCTATTCATTACCACAGGAAAACAAACTGGGAAATGCTTATAATCGTTTATCAAAATTATTTGCAGATTCGGTTATTTATATAGATTACAGTGAAAATCTGATTATAATAAAAACACTACCAGGTACGGCCCATGCCATAGCGTCCTGCATTGACCATATTGAGATAAAAGAGATTATTGGTACCGTAGCTGGAGATGATACTATTTTAATAATAGTAAAACCGAAGGAAGCCGTAGTGTATGTTCTAGAAAATTTAAAAAAAATGCTGGGATAG
- a CDS encoding NAD(+)/NADH kinase, whose amino-acid sequence MKKIGLVVNLQKEEAIKVGQELAGWFSKKGVTICVPPNSARYFSDSKVEVLDSKGLQTIECILVLGGDGTLLTTAREIIDYSIPILGINLGQLGFLTSLELADLYYGMECLLVGEYTVDKRMMLEAVVIRNKNVVGKFFALNDIVVTKGAFSRMIRLEIGISGQYAATYPADGLIISTPTGSTAYSLSAGGPIVAPDLEVMILTPICPHTLYSRPLVISPYNEVTITLTTTNAEVMLTLDGQYGFRLEKKDQVIVKKASTTTNLIRFATRNFFDVLREKLNKGGR is encoded by the coding sequence TTGAAAAAAATAGGGCTAGTAGTAAATCTTCAAAAAGAGGAAGCCATTAAGGTGGGCCAGGAATTAGCTGGCTGGTTCTCAAAAAAAGGAGTTACTATCTGTGTACCACCAAATAGCGCTAGATATTTTAGTGATAGTAAGGTGGAAGTGCTAGATAGTAAAGGGCTTCAGACAATAGAATGTATTTTAGTATTAGGTGGAGATGGTACTTTATTAACTACAGCCCGTGAAATAATAGATTATTCTATCCCAATTTTAGGAATCAATTTAGGACAACTTGGATTTTTAACTTCTTTGGAGTTAGCAGATCTATACTATGGTATGGAATGTCTGCTAGTTGGCGAATATACAGTCGATAAGCGAATGATGTTAGAGGCAGTAGTAATTCGAAACAAGAATGTAGTTGGTAAATTTTTTGCCTTAAATGATATTGTTGTTACAAAAGGGGCTTTTTCAAGAATGATTAGGCTTGAAATAGGTATCTCAGGACAGTATGCTGCAACATATCCTGCCGATGGCTTAATAATTTCTACTCCGACTGGTTCAACTGCATATTCCTTATCAGCTGGGGGGCCTATAGTTGCTCCCGATTTAGAAGTCATGATTTTAACTCCAATCTGTCCGCATACACTTTACTCCAGACCTTTGGTTATTTCACCTTATAATGAGGTAACTATTACATTAACTACTACTAACGCAGAAGTGATGCTTACCTTAGACGGGCAGTATGGCTTTCGCCTAGAAAAAAAAGACCAAGTAATAGTAAAAAAGGCCAGTACCACAACAAATTTAATTCGTTTTGCGACTAGAAATTTTTTTGATGTACTTAGGGAAAAACTAAATAAGGGTGGGCGATAA
- a CDS encoding glycosyltransferase family 2 protein: MLVTALIPVYNEEKKIEQTINSLKRIDLIDNIIVIDDGSTDNTVSKIQSSEVKIIKLKNNQGKGQALNQGALNISGDIILLVDGDLGETAIEAEKLIRPILAGEADVTIAKFPYLQGQKGGFGIVKGLAFWSVYLASGFKCHSVLSGQRAMVYKAFKEQLPFTSGYSAEVASTIKLVNLGYRILEVPVQMSHNFTRRNLAGFYHRGKQFWHIFLFLARRWLCKC; the protein is encoded by the coding sequence GTGTTAGTTACGGCATTAATTCCCGTATATAATGAAGAAAAAAAAATAGAGCAAACAATTAATAGCCTAAAAAGAATTGATTTAATAGACAATATTATCGTTATTGACGATGGCTCAACAGATAATACAGTCTCAAAGATACAAAGTTCAGAAGTTAAGATAATTAAACTGAAAAATAATCAAGGTAAAGGACAAGCGCTAAATCAGGGAGCATTAAATATTTCAGGAGATATCATACTACTCGTTGATGGAGATTTAGGAGAAACAGCAATTGAAGCGGAAAAGCTAATCAGACCAATTTTAGCAGGAGAAGCAGATGTAACTATTGCTAAATTTCCTTATTTACAAGGGCAAAAAGGGGGATTCGGAATTGTTAAAGGATTGGCTTTTTGGAGTGTTTATCTGGCCAGCGGATTTAAATGCCACTCTGTTTTATCGGGACAGCGAGCTATGGTATATAAAGCTTTTAAAGAACAACTTCCGTTTACTAGTGGGTATAGTGCAGAAGTGGCTTCAACAATTAAGTTGGTCAACTTAGGTTATCGCATTTTAGAAGTGCCTGTCCAGATGAGCCATAATTTTACCAGGAGAAACCTTGCGGGATTTTATCATAGAGGTAAACAATTCTGGCATATCTTCTTATTCCTTGCCAGAAGGTGGTTGTGTAAATGTTAG
- a CDS encoding class I SAM-dependent methyltransferase, with protein MSLRLYQNAVDISHNVLASILCPGDIVLDGTAGNGNDTVFLANLVGKTGKVYAFDIQEEALKKTKEKIINLKIHTHLELIQDGHENLDKYITSPIKAAVFNLGYLPGGNKKIITKPESTVLAVQKAMCFLCKKGVISLVIYTGHPGGLEEWEALKMFLCGLPQSKYDVLTYNYLNRHNCCPFLVIIQSLTSPNIYIGG; from the coding sequence ATGAGTTTGCGTTTATATCAGAATGCAGTGGATATAAGCCATAATGTTTTGGCAAGTATATTATGCCCTGGTGATATAGTTTTGGACGGTACAGCAGGTAACGGAAACGATACAGTATTTTTAGCAAATCTAGTAGGAAAAACCGGTAAGGTTTATGCCTTTGACATACAAGAGGAAGCTCTTAAAAAAACCAAGGAAAAAATTATTAATCTAAAGATTCATACGCATCTTGAATTAATTCAAGATGGGCATGAAAATTTGGACAAATATATAACATCACCTATTAAAGCGGCTGTTTTTAATTTAGGCTACCTCCCAGGAGGAAATAAAAAAATTATTACTAAACCTGAATCTACGGTTTTAGCAGTACAGAAAGCTATGTGCTTTTTATGCAAAAAAGGTGTTATTTCATTAGTAATCTACACTGGGCATCCAGGGGGCCTGGAAGAATGGGAAGCTTTAAAAATGTTTCTATGCGGTTTACCTCAAAGCAAGTATGATGTACTTACATATAATTATTTAAATAGGCATAATTGTTGTCCTTTCCTAGTTATTATTCAATCACTTACAAGTCCAAATATTTATATAGGAGGTTAG
- the recN gene encoding DNA repair protein RecN — translation MLRELTIKNFALIDSLTIELSDGFNVLTGETGAGKSIIIDAIGILIGDRASCDFIREGCDKAIIEGYFDFSNEEELIDKLKETGLLDNEVNDILLSREITRIGKNVCRINGRMVSLNLYQELGRELIDIHGQNQEQSLFSTAKQLMLLDLFGGKKILDKKIIVKNLFDEMSILQVKLDNIKSNLLDKENKIDFLKYQIAEIAEANLQPKEDDDLVQEKNILANSEKLSKSTALIYRYLFSGDKEIQSAYDSLGLALNEMEVLVSLDPRFMSIKNGMESIMYQLEDYAREVEKYSENIEHDPYKLDAIEQRLDLIKQLKRKYGQNIEDILCYFANIQEQLSRLEDSENEVDQLNLQLEKIRQDYLKECLELSEIRKEKALELQVMLNDALVDLELPNSQFEIKVETLDKYQSNGIDTVHFLFSSNIGENLKNLEKVASGGEISRVMLAFKSVLAEVDVIPTLIFDEIDTGVGGSAILSLGNKLSKLALKKQVICVTHSPQLASFGDTHFHIYKQIIKDRTLTKIKKLQHQERIEEIARMLGGIDRLEGAREHAEKMLNFAFNEKCV, via the coding sequence ATGCTAAGAGAGCTAACAATTAAAAATTTTGCTTTAATTGATAGTTTAACTATTGAATTATCTGATGGCTTCAATGTTTTGACAGGTGAGACTGGAGCAGGAAAATCAATTATAATAGATGCTATTGGAATTTTGATAGGAGACAGGGCCTCTTGCGATTTTATCCGGGAAGGCTGCGATAAAGCAATAATTGAAGGATATTTTGATTTTTCGAACGAAGAAGAATTAATTGATAAACTTAAAGAAACGGGTTTATTAGATAATGAGGTTAATGATATATTACTATCTCGTGAAATTACGCGAATAGGTAAAAATGTTTGCCGAATTAACGGTCGCATGGTATCACTAAATTTATATCAAGAGTTAGGAAGAGAACTTATAGATATCCATGGGCAAAATCAAGAACAGTCTTTATTTTCAACTGCTAAACAATTAATGCTATTAGATCTTTTTGGTGGGAAAAAGATCTTAGATAAGAAAATTATTGTCAAGAACTTATTTGATGAAATGTCTATCCTGCAAGTAAAGTTGGATAATATTAAAAGTAATTTACTTGATAAGGAAAATAAGATTGACTTTTTAAAATATCAAATCGCAGAAATTGCTGAGGCAAATTTACAACCTAAGGAAGATGATGATTTAGTTCAGGAAAAAAATATTTTAGCCAATAGTGAAAAGTTGTCAAAATCAACTGCCCTTATTTATCGATATTTGTTTAGCGGTGATAAAGAAATTCAATCAGCCTATGACTCCTTGGGTTTAGCTTTAAATGAAATGGAAGTACTCGTTTCATTAGATCCACGTTTCATGTCGATAAAGAATGGTATGGAATCTATTATGTACCAGTTAGAAGATTATGCACGTGAAGTTGAGAAATATAGTGAAAATATAGAACATGATCCATATAAATTAGATGCAATTGAACAAAGGTTAGATTTAATTAAGCAGCTTAAGAGAAAATATGGTCAAAATATTGAAGATATTTTATGCTATTTTGCAAATATACAAGAACAACTTAGTCGATTAGAAGATAGTGAAAATGAAGTTGATCAACTAAATTTACAATTGGAGAAAATCAGACAGGATTACCTGAAGGAATGCCTAGAGTTGTCCGAAATTAGAAAGGAAAAAGCCCTAGAACTACAGGTTATGCTGAACGATGCTTTAGTTGATTTGGAATTACCTAATAGCCAATTTGAAATTAAAGTTGAAACTTTAGACAAATATCAATCTAATGGCATAGATACTGTACATTTCTTATTTAGCTCTAATATTGGTGAAAATTTAAAAAATTTGGAAAAAGTCGCTTCGGGTGGAGAAATCTCTAGAGTTATGTTGGCTTTTAAGAGCGTTCTAGCTGAAGTAGATGTCATACCAACACTAATCTTTGATGAAATAGATACGGGTGTAGGCGGCAGTGCAATTCTTTCATTAGGAAATAAGTTATCAAAATTAGCTCTTAAAAAGCAAGTAATTTGTGTTACACATTCACCACAACTTGCAAGTTTTGGTGATACCCATTTTCATATTTATAAGCAAATTATAAAAGATAGGACTTTAACTAAAATTAAGAAATTGCAACACCAGGAGAGAATAGAAGAAATTGCTAGAATGCTTGGTGGTATTGATCGATTAGAAGGAGCCAGGGAGCATGCAGAAAAAATGCTAAACTTTGCTTTCAATGAAAAATGCGTTTAA